One genomic region from Candida albicans SC5314 chromosome 6, complete sequence encodes:
- the ARP4 gene encoding Arp4p (Subunit of the NuA4 histone acetyltransferase complex), with the protein MATASTTTVYGGDEINAIVLDPGSYTTRIGYAGDDFPKVITSSYYGQVKNDKKKIFGESINVPRANYDIKPILKESIIVDWDAAIEQYQYYFDQQLKVVGPEQPILITEPIWTETSYRQQLVETFFENFEFSGIYLAKSPTCVSFQQGRSNCLVVDLGHDSVSVTPVIDGICLLKSSMKTNYGGKFLSNEIQDYLIDTKKVVMEPSFKIKSKIPTTYPDPPKYELKNNNTIPTSSSSSLSQSFLEFQNEKIYHNFKEILEVPEKNSSSGTTTTTTTTNKDSSRLFELPTGQSIVIDRFKIAESIFDPTIYKFTNSKLSFPPNNGEISITQANEYRPLKRVRKNDDEEEDSNQSTPKPEVNIRGISQLISHTLSNIDIDLRASLANNIIVTGGVSLISQLTERLYLELSNNNPGLKIRLHAVGNSTERINQAWIGGSVLASLGTFHQMWVTKEEYNEVGVDRILNQRFR; encoded by the coding sequence atggcaacagcatcaacaacaacagtatATGGAGGTGATGAAATCAATGCTATAGTTCTTGATCCAGGCTCTTATACTACAAGAATAGGATATGCTGGTGATGATTTCCCTAAAGTAATCACATCATCATATTATGGACAAGTGAAGAatgacaagaaaaaaatctttGGTGAATCAATTAATGTTCCAAGAGCCAATTATGACATTAAACcaatattaaaagaatCTATTATAGTTGATTGGGATGCAGCCATTgaacaatatcaatattattttgatcaacaattaaaagTTGTGGGGCCAGAACAACCGATTTTAATAACTGAACCAATATGGACAGAAACTTCATATCGTCAACAATTGGTGGAAACTTTTTTcgaaaattttgaatttagtGGGATATATTTAGCTAAATCACCTACATGTGTTTCATTTCAACAAGGTAGATCGAATTGTTTAGTTGTTGATTTAGGTCATGATTCTGTACTGGTAACTCCAGTGATTGATGGGATTTGTTTATTGAAAAGTTCAATGAAAACTAATTATGGGGGGAAATTTTTATCTAATGAAATTCAAGATTATCTTATTGATACTAAAAAAGTTGTTATGGAACCaagttttaaaattaaatcaaaaattccAACTACTTATCCTGATCCACCAAAATATGAActcaaaaataataatactatacccacatcatcatcatcatcactatcacaatcatttcttgaatttcaaaatgaaaaaatatatcataattttaaagaaattttagAAGTTCCAGAAAAgaatagtagtagtggcactactaccaccaccaccaccaccaataaagATTCATCtagattatttgaattgcCTACTGGTCAATCTATTGTTATCGATAGATTTAAAATTGctgaatcaatttttgatccaacaatttataaattcaccaattcaaaattatcattcCCACCCAATAATGGAGAAATCTCAATTACTCAAGCTAATGAATATCGCCCTCTTAAAAGAGTTCgtaaaaatgatgatgaagaagaagattctAATCAATCTACTCCAAAACCAGAAGTTAATATTAGAGGTATATCACAATTAATTTCTCAtacattatcaaatatcGATATAGATTTACGTGCATCATTAgctaataatattattgttactGGTGGTGTATCACTTATTTCTCAATTAACAGAAAGACTTTATcttgaattatcaaataataatccagGATTGAAAATTAGATTACATGCTGTGGGGAATTCAACAGAAAGAATCAATCAAGCATGGATTGGTGGGAGTGTATTGGCTTCATTAGGAACATTCCATCAAATGTGGGTgacaaaagaagaatataaTGAAGTTGGTGTCGATAgaatattaaatcaaaGATTTAGATAA
- a CDS encoding uncharacterized protein (Ortholog of C. dubliniensis CD36 : Cd36_63640, Pichia stipitis Pignal : PICST_32878, Candida guilliermondii ATCC 6260 : PGUG_03423 and Candida tropicalis MYA-3404 : CTRG_02106) gives MKRSLNDSNSSDSSTPPPTKSSKRLKLENEIFSTSIQDIEKMFSEEITTTTTTTTTTTTTTDTSVSPELLLFPPNKQLAPPVRITRNTTSYNSPDSCQYLDNIIPSTSFNYDCINMSFLEPSPSGNFIPTIRPNNTITNMYLDIDHDDYDDYDYEYDYKPLINQDLLMIDQLILKSSI, from the coding sequence ATGAAGAGATCATTAAATGATTCCAATTCTTCTGACTCTTCAACGCCTCCGCCAACTAAATCTTCTAAACgattgaaattagaaaatgaaattttctCCACTTCAATTCAAgacattgaaaaaatgtTTAGTGAAGaaatcaccaccaccaccaccaccacaacaacaacaacaactactacaGATACAAGTGTATCAccagaattattattatttccaccaaataaacaattagCACCACCAGTAAGAATTACCCGCAACACTACTTCTTATAATAGCCCAGATTCTTGTCAATATCTTGACAATATAATTCCATCAACTTCATTTAATTATGATTGTATAAATATGTCATTTCTAGAACCATCACCTAGTGGTAATTTTATACCCACCATACGACCAAATAATACTATTACAAATATGTATCTCGATATAGACCATGATGATTATGACGACTATGATTACGAGTACGATTATAAACCTTTAATTAATCAAGATTTGCTAATGAtagatcaattaattttaaaaagttCAATATAA
- a CDS encoding uncharacterized protein (Protein of unknown function; Plc1-regulated; induced by Mnl1 under weak acid stress; flow model biofilm induced) yields the protein MSQPSSAQFNFYSNSSSSLEDPISPTTYSSSSQSQSQPQPQPQSQVQSSSSASHNHNHNYNHQRHHHNNNTNNNNNGHHIKNDKLHKSIKRSLSKLTFTPPNANIPSNPVSASSSTGHSFSEADIFERTCSKHNYHYPLINNPETPSHYNLENYTSPILDTATEILSNNIPLDQVKLNCYCDENENENEIDKQIENENEQEENTDQIRDQKQEKEDILQPPSTTTTFIRPRARSIISQTLISTLDHNRKMHSSMSSTGFNNNHNHNHNNNHNHNNATATATAISNYNPSPPPLLAKRSMSYAGQTPYSQSKGIGKVDKEDNDPNTIDFFSFADIINHEEVEEEQEKGFINTSPTRSSTSSSSNSGGGRQFNQMVSPSPSLTQPPVNDFHPIRRGSCVATISAKDYIGRF from the coding sequence ATGTCTCAGCCGAGTAGTgctcaattcaatttctatAGTAATCTGTCTTCATCATTAGAAGATCCAATATCACCAACTACATATCTGCTGTCACTGCAACTGCAACtgcaaccacaaccacaaccacaactgCAAGTACAGTCACTGTCACTGGCACTGcataatcataatcataattATAATCATCAACGTCATCACcataacaataataccaacaacaacaacaatggtCATCACATTAAAAATGACAAATTACATAAATCCATTAAAAGATCATTGAGTAAATTAACATTTACTCCTCCTAATGCTAATATTCCTTCTAATCCAGTATCAGCTTCTTCATCGACGGGTCATAGTTTTTCTGAAGCAGATATATTTGAACGAACTTGTTCTAAAcataattatcattatccattaataaataatccTGAAACTCCATCACATtataatttagaaaattatACTTCACCGATTTTAGACACGGCAACAGAAATCTTATCGAATAATATTCCATTAGATCAagtgaaattgaattgttattgtgatgaaaatgaaaatgaaaatgaaatagataaacaaattgaaaatgaaaatgaacaagaagaaaatactGATCAAATAAGGGatcaaaaacaagaaaaggAAGATATACTACAACCTCCATCAACAACTACTACATTTATTCGTCCACGAGCTAGAAGTATTATATCACAAACTTTAATATCAACATTGGATCATAATAGAAAAATGCATTCATCAATGTCAAGCACtggatttaataataatcataatcataaCCACAAtaacaaccacaaccacaacaatgCCACTGCTACTGCTACTGCCATTTCCAATTATAATCCACTGCCACCACCATTACTTGCGAAAAGACTGATGAGTTATGCTGGTCAAACCCCTTATTCTCAAAGTAAAGGTATAGGTAAAGTTGATAAAGAAGATAATGATCCCaatacaattgattttttttcatttgctgatattataaatcatgaagaagttgaagaagaacaagaaaaaggatTTATTAATACTAGTCCAACAAGAAGTAGTAccagtagtagtagcaatAGCGGTGGTGGTAGacaatttaatcaaatggTATCTccatcaccatcattaACACAACCACCAGTGAATGATTTCCATCCTATTAGAAGAGGTAGTTGTGTTGCTACAATTAGTGCTAAAGATTATATTGGAAGATTTTAG
- a CDS encoding uncharacterized protein (S. cerevisiae ortholog Hek2/Khd1 is a putative RNA binding protein involved in the asymmetric localization of ASH1 mRNA; Hap43-induced gene), which produces MTESLFDTNFTSENESKPEPTQQQQQQSTQQTSQQQQQQQPSSSTLTTSIVDQSSTLPSLQDKSNIDALINYRVLVSAKEAGCLIGTNGQVIDSIRNETNTKAGISRLIPGSHERILTVSGKLDDCAKALSYFAQALINANIESYNYFPLKQLSSTPNTEETTILRLLIPNSQMGTLIGSKGARIQQLQNNFNISMIASKSFLPGSNERLVELQGTVDDLYDSLRIISRCLIEDFSSIVGTTYYVPRGNTYNNNHSHSHSHNNTNNTNINNNNNNNNNTHGSGGNKTTDTISFPNDIVGALIGKRGSRIDGVRKVSGAMIAISEAIEGENERVFTITGSSHAVDKAKQMIYQNFKREEERRKNEESRV; this is translated from the coding sequence ATGACTGAATCTTTATTTGATACCAATTTCACTTCAGAAAACGAATCTAAACCTGAACCaactcaacaacaacaacaacaatcaactCAACAAACatctcaacaacaacaacaacaacagccaTCGTCTTCTACATTAACAACATCTATTGTTGATCAATCTTCAACTTTACCTTCATTACAAGATAAATCCAATATTGATGCCTTGATCAATTATCGAGTATTAGTTTCCGCCAAAGAAGCAGGATGTCTTATTGGTACTAATGGACAAgttattgattcaattagAAATGAAACCAATACTAAAGCCGGGATTTCTCGATTAATTCCTGGTAGTCATGAACGAATTTTAACTGTTCTGGGGAAATTAGATGATTGTGCTAAAGCATTAAGTTATTTTGCTCAAGCTTTAATTAATGCTAATATTGAAAGTTATAATTATTTCCCCCTTAaacaattatcatcaacTCCAAATACTgaagaaacaacaattttaagATTATTAATCCCCAATTCTCAAATGGGGACTTTAATTGGTTCTAAAGGTGCTAGaatacaacaattacaaaataattttaatatttctATGATTGcttcaaaatcatttttacCAGGTTCAAATGAAAGATTAGTTGAATTACAAGGTactgttgatgatttatatGATAGTTTAAGAATAATTTCAAGATGTCTTATTGAagatttttcttcaattgttggTACCACTTATTATGTTCCTCGTGGTAACACCTACAACAATAATCATAGCCATAGCCATAGccacaacaacaccaacaacaccaacatcaataacaataacaacaataataataatacacaCGGTAGTGGCGGTAATAAAACCACTGATACTATATCTTTTCCTAATGATATAGTTGGAGCATTAATAGGGAAAAGAGGTAGTCGTATTGATGGAGTTAGAAAAGTTAGTGGTGCTATGATTGCTATTAGTGAAGCAATCGAAGGTGAAAATGAACGAGTTTTCACTATTACAGGATCATCTCATGCTGTAGATAAAGCTAAAcaaatgatttatcaaaattttaaaagagaagaagaaagaagaaaaaatgaagaatcaagagtataa